In Mangifera indica cultivar Alphonso unplaced genomic scaffold, CATAS_Mindica_2.1 Un_0023, whole genome shotgun sequence, one genomic interval encodes:
- the LOC123206073 gene encoding mitogen-activated protein kinase kinase kinase 1-like isoform X1, with protein sequence MDSHPNPRSRPRSRPRPRLDRRNAIKNIEYEASSSSSYDDHHSTNLRTLSLDLSPLTDHKTSFRIKGIDGEFDIICRSLGLSGPEDFAIPAAAWEARKAARSSSEVAPASRSRFSKDEELGQRNDGFKASVLVDEPPSSLNSITQRATNGINGDRPPVLAPPPARLRPVLDNFGSTWDILKSFAPESDEDSLNSPVRAGFVSSLGEIERNAQRLGEAHDDDAESDEDSLNLNSPVRVGFVSSLAELERNAQRLGEARDDDGNDGGGGGVIKNQTSLVLEPVYNVSPNGKFRRNITSWQKGELLGSGSFGTVYEGFTDDGFFFAVKEVSLLDQGNQGKQSILQLQQEISLLSQFEHENIVQYLGTDKDDKMLYIFLELVTKGSLAKLYQKYHLRDSQVSAYTRQILSGLKYLHDQNVVHRDIKCANILVDASGSVKLADFGLAKATKMNDVKSSKGTPFWMAPEVVNLRNRGYGLAADIWSLGCTVLEMLTSQPPYSDLEGMQALFRIGRGIAPEVPRSLSKDARGFILKCLQVNPSERPTAAQLLDHPFLKRPLQTSHGPASPFYNSRWS encoded by the exons ATGGACTCCCACCCCAATCCTCGCTCTCGCCCTCGCTCTCGCCCTCGTCCCAGACTCGATCGCCGAAACGCCATCAAAAACATCGAATACGaagcttcctcttcttcttcttacgACGATCACCACTCCACCAATCTCCGTACTCTCTCTCTCGATTTATCCCCTTTGACCGATCACAAAACCAGCTTTCGAATTAAAGGCATCGACGGCGAATTCGACATAATTTGCCGCTCTTTGGGCCTCTCCGGCCCCGAAGACTTTGCTATTCCCGCCGCCGCTTGGGAGGCCCGAAAGGCGGCTCGCTCTTCTTCCGAAGTTGCCCCTGCTTCACGGTCTCGATTTAGTAAAGATGAGGAGTTAGGCCAACGTAATGATGGTTTTAAAGCTAGTGTCTTAGTTGATGAACCTCCAagtagtttgaattcaattactCAGAGGGCCACTAACGGAATCAACGGAGATCGGCCGCCGGTGTTGGCACCTCCTCCTGCGAGGCTACGGCCAGTTCTTGATAATTTTGGCTCGACTTGGGATATATTGAAGTCTTTTGCGCCTGAGTCGGATGAGGATTCTTTAAACTCGCCTGTTCGGGCAGGTTTTGTTAGTTCTTTGGGTGAAATTGAACGAAATGCTCAGAGATTAGGAGAAGCTCATGATGATGATGCTGAATCGGATGAGGACTCTTTGAATTTGAACTCGCCTGTTCGGGTAGGGTTTGTTAGTTCTTTGGCTGAATTGGAACGAAATGCGCAGAGATTAGGAGAAGCTCGCGATGATGATGGCAATGATGGTGGTGGCGGTGGTgttattaaaaatcaaactagTTTGGTTTTGGAGCCAGTGTATAATGTTTCTCCGAATGGGAAATTTAGAAGAAATATTACTTCGTGGCAAAAGGGTGAGCTTTTGGGAAGTGGATCTTTTGGGACTGTTTATGAAGGCTTTACAGA tGATGGATTCTTTTTTGCTGTAAAGGAGGTTTCTTTGTTGGATCAAGGAAATCAGGGAAAGCAGAGCATTCTCCAGCTTCAGCAG GAAATCTCTCTTTTAAGTCAGTTTGAACACGAAAACATTGTTCAATACTTAGGCACAGACAAG GATGATAAGATGCTTTATATCTTCCTTGAGCTTGTAACGAAAGGTTCACTTGCAAAGCTCTATCAAAAGTATCATTTGAGGGATTCTCAGGTTTCTGCATACACAAGGCAGATCCTTAGTGGTTTAAAGTATCTGCACGACCAAAATGTGGTTCACAG GGATATAAAATGTGCCAATATATTGGTGGATGCAAGTGGATCCGTCAAACTTGCAGATTTCGGGTTGGCAAAG GCAACTAAAATGAATGATGTTAAATCCAGCAAAGGGACTCCATTCTGGATGGCCCCTGAG GTTGTCAACTTAAGGAACCGTGGGTATGGACTAGCAGCTGATATATGGAGCCTTGGGTGCACAGTACTGGAGATGTTAACCAGTCAACCTCCTTACTCTGATTTGGAAGGC ATGCAAGCGTTATTTAGAATTGGCAGGGGTATAGCCCCTGAAGTACCTAGGTCACTTTCCAAAGATGCCCGAGGTTTCATCCTAAAATGCTTGCAAGTTAATCCAAGTGAGCGGCCTACTGCAGCACAGTTATTGGACCATCCATTTTTGAAGAGGCCACTGCAAACTTCCCATGGCCCTGCTTCTCCTTTTTATAACAGCAGATGGTCTTGA
- the LOC123206073 gene encoding mitogen-activated protein kinase kinase kinase 1-like isoform X2, with product MDSHPNPRSRPRSRPRPRLDRRNAIKNIEYEASSSSSYDDHHSTNLRTLSLDLSPLTDHKTSFRIKGIDGEFDIICRSLGLSGPEDFAIPAAAWEARKAARSSSEVAPASRSRFSKDEELGQRNDGFKASVLVDEPPSSLNSITQRATNGINGDRPPVLAPPPARLRPVLDNFGSTWDILKSFAPESDEDSLNSPVRAGFVSSLGEIERNAQRLGEAHDDDAESDEDSLNLNSPVRVGFVSSLAELERNAQRLGEARDDDGNDGGGGGVIKNQTSLVLEPVYNVSPNGKFRRNITSWQKGELLGSGSFGTVYEGFTDDGFFFAVKEVSLLDQGNQGKQSILQLQQEISLLSQFEHENIVQYLGTDKDDKMLYIFLELVTKGSLAKLYQKYHLRDSQVSAYTRQILSGLKYLHDQNVVHRDIKCANILVDASGSVKLADFGLAKATKMNDVKSSKGTPFWMAPEMQALFRIGRGIAPEVPRSLSKDARGFILKCLQVNPSERPTAAQLLDHPFLKRPLQTSHGPASPFYNSRWS from the exons ATGGACTCCCACCCCAATCCTCGCTCTCGCCCTCGCTCTCGCCCTCGTCCCAGACTCGATCGCCGAAACGCCATCAAAAACATCGAATACGaagcttcctcttcttcttcttacgACGATCACCACTCCACCAATCTCCGTACTCTCTCTCTCGATTTATCCCCTTTGACCGATCACAAAACCAGCTTTCGAATTAAAGGCATCGACGGCGAATTCGACATAATTTGCCGCTCTTTGGGCCTCTCCGGCCCCGAAGACTTTGCTATTCCCGCCGCCGCTTGGGAGGCCCGAAAGGCGGCTCGCTCTTCTTCCGAAGTTGCCCCTGCTTCACGGTCTCGATTTAGTAAAGATGAGGAGTTAGGCCAACGTAATGATGGTTTTAAAGCTAGTGTCTTAGTTGATGAACCTCCAagtagtttgaattcaattactCAGAGGGCCACTAACGGAATCAACGGAGATCGGCCGCCGGTGTTGGCACCTCCTCCTGCGAGGCTACGGCCAGTTCTTGATAATTTTGGCTCGACTTGGGATATATTGAAGTCTTTTGCGCCTGAGTCGGATGAGGATTCTTTAAACTCGCCTGTTCGGGCAGGTTTTGTTAGTTCTTTGGGTGAAATTGAACGAAATGCTCAGAGATTAGGAGAAGCTCATGATGATGATGCTGAATCGGATGAGGACTCTTTGAATTTGAACTCGCCTGTTCGGGTAGGGTTTGTTAGTTCTTTGGCTGAATTGGAACGAAATGCGCAGAGATTAGGAGAAGCTCGCGATGATGATGGCAATGATGGTGGTGGCGGTGGTgttattaaaaatcaaactagTTTGGTTTTGGAGCCAGTGTATAATGTTTCTCCGAATGGGAAATTTAGAAGAAATATTACTTCGTGGCAAAAGGGTGAGCTTTTGGGAAGTGGATCTTTTGGGACTGTTTATGAAGGCTTTACAGA tGATGGATTCTTTTTTGCTGTAAAGGAGGTTTCTTTGTTGGATCAAGGAAATCAGGGAAAGCAGAGCATTCTCCAGCTTCAGCAG GAAATCTCTCTTTTAAGTCAGTTTGAACACGAAAACATTGTTCAATACTTAGGCACAGACAAG GATGATAAGATGCTTTATATCTTCCTTGAGCTTGTAACGAAAGGTTCACTTGCAAAGCTCTATCAAAAGTATCATTTGAGGGATTCTCAGGTTTCTGCATACACAAGGCAGATCCTTAGTGGTTTAAAGTATCTGCACGACCAAAATGTGGTTCACAG GGATATAAAATGTGCCAATATATTGGTGGATGCAAGTGGATCCGTCAAACTTGCAGATTTCGGGTTGGCAAAG GCAACTAAAATGAATGATGTTAAATCCAGCAAAGGGACTCCATTCTGGATGGCCCCTGAG ATGCAAGCGTTATTTAGAATTGGCAGGGGTATAGCCCCTGAAGTACCTAGGTCACTTTCCAAAGATGCCCGAGGTTTCATCCTAAAATGCTTGCAAGTTAATCCAAGTGAGCGGCCTACTGCAGCACAGTTATTGGACCATCCATTTTTGAAGAGGCCACTGCAAACTTCCCATGGCCCTGCTTCTCCTTTTTATAACAGCAGATGGTCTTGA